In Streptomyces sp. P3, one DNA window encodes the following:
- a CDS encoding terminase, protein MIGCQTPRILSVPWRRYAGTGRWDGAEDREALDFTSPSGQECIDLAEDAGLHLDPWQQLALHHSLVEDDEGRWLSLDVVLNVARQNGKGGFLEARQLGEVILFGGRLVIHTAHQFNTAQESFLRLDQVIEGSYSLSRRVKRVRRSHGEEGFEFFNGARIRFLARGGDSGRGFSGDLVLMDEAMKLRAAPIGALMPVLSARPNPQLVYTGSAGLGQESEQLALLRARALVEGESPDPSLCYLEHSIAPHVKECPTDAEGCIVCELHDDRGDERSFARANPALGIRIRTAYVLQEMRSMRPDLFDRERLGDGDYPEVTDETWQVIPKAKWEACEDVKSKPGDPVAFAIDTNPERTWTAISVVGASGDGVHAEVVAHRPGTDWVVDYVVERDQKWNPCAWVVDEGGPAGSLVPAIRKALAYEDDPEREDRSEFLRCPKVREVTQACGMFYDHVMDTGTLYHLGQAPMTAALAGARKRDIGDAWAWSRKSEGVDISPLVASTNALWGWAMYHDVEPEEAEPWGFYG, encoded by the coding sequence ATGATCGGCTGCCAGACTCCCCGGATCCTGTCCGTCCCCTGGCGGCGGTACGCCGGCACCGGGCGCTGGGACGGCGCCGAGGACCGGGAGGCGCTGGACTTCACGTCGCCCTCCGGCCAGGAGTGCATCGACCTCGCCGAGGACGCAGGCCTGCATCTCGATCCGTGGCAGCAGCTCGCCCTGCACCACAGCCTCGTCGAGGACGACGAGGGGCGCTGGCTGTCCCTGGACGTCGTCCTCAACGTCGCCCGGCAGAACGGCAAGGGCGGGTTTCTCGAGGCCCGTCAGCTCGGCGAGGTCATCCTGTTCGGCGGACGACTGGTCATCCATACCGCCCACCAGTTCAACACCGCCCAGGAGTCCTTTCTGCGCCTGGACCAGGTGATCGAGGGGTCGTACAGCCTGAGCCGCCGCGTGAAGCGCGTACGGCGCTCGCACGGCGAGGAGGGGTTCGAGTTCTTCAACGGCGCCCGGATCCGCTTCCTGGCACGCGGCGGCGACTCGGGACGAGGGTTCTCCGGCGACCTGGTCCTCATGGACGAGGCGATGAAGCTGCGCGCAGCGCCGATCGGCGCCCTGATGCCCGTGCTGTCCGCCCGCCCGAACCCGCAGCTGGTGTACACCGGCAGCGCCGGCCTGGGCCAGGAGAGCGAGCAGCTGGCGCTGCTGCGCGCCCGGGCGCTCGTCGAGGGCGAGAGCCCCGACCCGTCGCTGTGCTACCTCGAGCACTCCATCGCGCCGCACGTCAAGGAGTGCCCGACGGACGCCGAGGGCTGCATCGTGTGCGAGCTGCACGACGACCGCGGCGACGAGCGCTCGTTCGCCCGGGCCAACCCGGCGCTGGGCATCCGCATCCGCACCGCCTACGTGCTGCAGGAGATGCGCAGCATGCGGCCCGACCTGTTCGACCGTGAGCGCCTGGGCGACGGCGACTACCCCGAGGTCACGGACGAGACGTGGCAGGTCATCCCGAAGGCCAAGTGGGAGGCCTGCGAGGACGTCAAGTCGAAGCCCGGTGATCCGGTGGCGTTCGCCATCGACACCAACCCTGAGCGGACCTGGACGGCGATCTCGGTGGTCGGCGCCTCGGGTGACGGCGTGCACGCCGAAGTGGTCGCGCACCGGCCCGGTACGGACTGGGTCGTCGACTACGTCGTTGAGCGCGATCAGAAGTGGAATCCGTGTGCCTGGGTCGTCGACGAGGGCGGACCCGCCGGTTCGCTCGTGCCGGCCATTCGCAAGGCGCTGGCGTACGAGGACGATCCCGAGCGGGAGGACCGGTCGGAGTTCCTGCGCTGCCCGAAGGTCCGCGAAGTGACGCAGGCCTGCGGGATGTTCTACGACCACGTCATGGACACCGGCACCCTGTACCACCTCGGTCAGGCGCCGATGACGGCTGCGCTGGCGGGCGCCCGTAAGCGCGACATCGGCGACGCGTGGGCCTGGTCCCGGAAGTCGGAAGGCGTGGACATCAGCCCGCTGGTGGCGTCCACGAACGCGCTGTGGGGGTGGGCGATGTACCACGACGTCGAGCCGGAGGAGGCGGAGCCGTGGGGCTTCTACGGGTGA
- a CDS encoding phage portal protein: MTSLWQHARRPVTRDDESWSVDGNVYYGTGRPVDGKERPLTYDFEAKVRHAYKANGPVFALMMVRQLLFSEARFQFRQIRNGRPGELFGTPALAPLETPWPGGTTGNLLSRWIQNADLEGNGYVTNYNPGRLKMLRPDWVTIVTGSREEPGLPSEAIDSELLGFMYDPPTGSEPWFLLPEQVGHFAPYPDPEFQFRGMSWLTPVIREIVGDTAATRHKLKFFENGATPQVIVSFDASVTADKVKKFATLMNSEHAGVDRAYKTLYLGGGADATVVGKDLQQLDFKATQGAGETRLAAAAGVPPVIVGFSEGLAGSSLNAGNYASSRRRLADATMRPLWREAAGSLAPLIDVPAGSELWYDDRDIAFLREDRKDAAEIQGLQSRTIRQLVDAGYEPASVVAAVEAEDYSLLRHTGLYSVQLQKPGSATAGPAAVPDPTTKPEVT; encoded by the coding sequence TTGACGAGTCTGTGGCAGCACGCGCGGCGCCCGGTCACGCGCGACGACGAGTCATGGTCGGTGGACGGGAACGTCTACTACGGCACCGGCCGCCCCGTCGACGGCAAGGAACGGCCGCTCACCTACGACTTCGAGGCGAAGGTCCGGCACGCCTACAAGGCGAACGGGCCGGTGTTCGCGCTGATGATGGTGCGGCAGCTGCTGTTCAGCGAGGCGCGGTTCCAGTTCCGGCAGATCCGCAACGGCCGCCCCGGCGAGCTGTTCGGCACGCCGGCCCTGGCGCCGCTGGAGACGCCGTGGCCCGGCGGGACGACGGGGAACCTGCTCTCGCGGTGGATCCAGAACGCCGACCTTGAGGGCAACGGGTACGTCACGAACTACAACCCGGGCCGACTGAAGATGCTCCGGCCGGACTGGGTGACGATCGTGACCGGGTCGCGTGAAGAGCCGGGGCTGCCGAGTGAGGCGATCGACTCCGAGCTGCTCGGCTTCATGTACGACCCGCCCACCGGCAGCGAACCGTGGTTCCTGCTGCCCGAGCAGGTGGGGCACTTCGCGCCGTACCCGGATCCGGAGTTCCAGTTCCGCGGCATGTCGTGGCTGACACCGGTGATCCGGGAGATCGTCGGGGACACCGCGGCGACCCGGCACAAGCTGAAGTTCTTCGAGAACGGGGCGACACCGCAGGTCATCGTCAGCTTCGACGCGAGCGTCACCGCGGACAAGGTCAAGAAGTTCGCGACGCTGATGAACTCCGAGCACGCCGGCGTCGACCGGGCCTACAAGACGCTCTATCTGGGCGGCGGGGCGGACGCCACAGTCGTCGGCAAGGATCTGCAGCAGCTCGACTTCAAGGCCACGCAGGGCGCCGGTGAGACGCGTCTGGCGGCCGCGGCCGGCGTCCCCCCGGTCATCGTCGGGTTCTCCGAGGGGCTGGCCGGGTCGTCGCTGAACGCGGGCAACTACGCCAGCTCGAGGCGCCGCCTGGCGGACGCCACGATGCGGCCGCTGTGGCGTGAGGCCGCCGGATCCCTCGCCCCGCTCATCGATGTCCCGGCCGGCTCCGAGCTCTGGTACGACGACCGCGACATCGCGTTCCTGCGTGAGGACCGCAAGGACGCGGCCGAGATCCAGGGGCTGCAGTCCCGCACGATCCGCCAGCTCGTCGACGCCGGCTACGAGCCCGCCAGCGTCGTCGCGGCGGTCGAGGCCGAGGACTACAGCCTGCTGCGGCACACCGGCCTGTACTCGGTCCAGCTGCAAAAGCCCGGCAGTGCAACGGCCGGCCCGGCGGCTGTGCCGGACCCGACGACGAAACCGGAGGTGACCTGA
- a CDS encoding HK97 family phage prohead protease → MDDAAFLRYFPLEDIHVRAGGDGRTVEAYAAVFDTPVEIHDQDGDYLEQIDRRAFDRTLQQLAPAGSRSTWRVGVFYNHGRTLWGTPSERGSMPIGTPVELKADARGLLSVTRYNKTELADEVLENIREGAITGQSFSGRFTRSDPGRPPRGGFRADRDGKLKTVRRQEIALKEYGPTPFPAYPDAAVIGVRAEQIMPLLSELSPEERDKLALMLRTGTPLDPPAEGTPTDPPAAGGPNPGPAAEDPPAQGHSARQKIAWAKVRAEIKARRAL, encoded by the coding sequence ATGGACGACGCAGCGTTCCTGCGCTACTTCCCGCTCGAGGACATCCATGTCCGCGCCGGCGGGGACGGCCGCACCGTCGAGGCGTACGCCGCGGTGTTCGACACCCCCGTCGAGATCCACGACCAGGACGGCGACTATCTCGAGCAGATCGACCGCCGCGCGTTCGACCGCACCCTGCAGCAGCTCGCCCCCGCGGGCAGCCGCAGCACGTGGCGCGTCGGGGTGTTCTACAACCACGGCCGCACGCTGTGGGGCACACCGTCCGAGCGGGGCAGCATGCCGATCGGGACGCCGGTCGAGCTGAAGGCGGACGCCCGCGGCCTGCTGTCGGTGACCCGGTACAACAAGACCGAGCTGGCCGACGAGGTCCTGGAGAACATCCGCGAGGGTGCCATCACCGGGCAGTCGTTCTCGGGCCGGTTCACGCGTTCCGATCCGGGCCGTCCGCCGCGTGGCGGCTTCCGGGCCGACCGTGACGGCAAGCTCAAGACTGTGCGCCGGCAGGAGATCGCGCTGAAGGAGTACGGGCCGACTCCGTTCCCCGCCTACCCGGACGCCGCGGTGATCGGCGTCCGTGCCGAGCAGATCATGCCGCTGCTCTCCGAGCTGTCTCCCGAAGAGCGGGACAAGCTCGCGCTCATGCTTCGGACCGGTACTCCGTTGGACCCGCCCGCCGAGGGCACTCCGACGGACCCGCCGGCCGCCGGCGGCCCCAACCCGGGGCCCGCCGCCGAGGACCCGCCCGCCCAAGGGCACTCCGCTCGGCAGAAGATCGCGTGGGCCAAGGTCCGCGCTGAGATCAAGGCCAGGAGGGCCCTGTGA